In Lacerta agilis isolate rLacAgi1 chromosome 8, rLacAgi1.pri, whole genome shotgun sequence, one genomic interval encodes:
- the DNAJC16 gene encoding dnaJ homolog subfamily C member 16, whose amino-acid sequence MEMKRLSVSLVVVLFLVLVLQILSAVDFDPYRILGVSRTASQADIKKAYKKLAREWHPDKNKDPGAEDKFIQISKAYEILSNEEKRLNFDRYGDVGENQGYPHQQQSQHRPFHHFHESFYFDESFFHFPFNSDRRDSSDEKYLLHFSHYINEIVPDSFRKPYLIKITSDWCFSCIHIEPVWKEVVQELEGLGVGIGVVHAGYERRLAHHLGAHSTPSILGLINGKITFFHNAVVRENLRQFVESLLPGNLVEKITDKNYVKFLSNWKKENKPHVLLFDHMPLVPLLYKLTAFAYRDYLSFGYVYVGLRGTEELSSQYNINVYTPTMMVFKEHVDKPADLIQARGMKKQLIDDFLSQNKFLMASRLTSQKLFQELCPAKKSHRQRKYCVVLITGEGDKYTVSYDAFLAFALANTKDTLRFVHIYSNYQPQFGHTLLTDDERFHGKSAVIILERRNNVGRVVYKALDEPWSGSEEDNFILLDLLDQLRTNPDILSSDTILPDLNDELAPVFFLRWIYSAIDYISDSWDSLFHSNWREMMPLLSLIFSALFILFGTVIVQAFSDSSDERDSPPAKKDENPPKGEKNDTSFTKDNRIPKKGFVEVTELTDITYTSNLVRLRPGHMNVVLILSNPTKTPLLQKFALEVYTFTGSNCLHFSFLNLDKHREWLEYVLEFAQDAAPIPNQYDKHFLERDYTGYVLALNGHKKYFCLFKPRKSEEDGDAPGMPYEESDLGEARGKQSSSCSPGARSVKNKLNKLSLWMERLLEGSLQRFYIPLWPALD is encoded by the exons GCATCCTGACAAAAATAAGGACCCAGGAGCAGAAGATAAGTTCATACAAATTAGCAAGGCTTATGAG ATCCTGTCCAATGAGGAAAAGAGATTAAATTTTGACCGCTATGGCGATGTGGGGGAGAACCAGGGATACCCCCATCAGCAACAGTCACAGCACCGCCCGTTCCACCACTTCCACGAGAGCTTTTATTTCGACGAATCCTTTTTCCATTTCCCTTTCAACTCGGACCGCCGCGACTCCTCCGATGAGAAGTACTTACTACACTTCTCACACTACATCAACGAGATTGTGCCCGACAGTTTCAGAAAACCCTACCTCATCAAGATCACGTCTGACTGGTGCTTTAGCTGCATCCACATTGAGCCCGTGTGGAAGGAGGTGGTCCAGGAACTTGAAGGGCTGG GAGTGGGGATTGGTGTTGTTCATGCTGGCTATGAGAGGCGCTTGGCACATCACCTAGGAGCACACAGTACACCATCCATCCTGGGACTTATCAATGGGAAAATTACCTTTTTCCACAATGCAGTTGTTCGGGAGAATCTGCGGCAGTTTGTGGAAAGCCTACTTCCGGGTAACCTTGTTGAGAAG ATTACAGATAAAAACTACGTCAAATTCCTGTCGAACTGGAAGAAAGAGAACAAACCCCATGTGCTTCTTTTTGATCACATGCCACTCGTCCCCCTGCTATACAAG CTGACGGCGTTTGCTTACAGAGATTACCTGTCCTTTGGATATGTGTATGTTGGGCTCCGAGGTACAGAAGAGCTGTCCAGCCAGTATAACATCAATGTCTACACACCCACCATGATGGTGTTCAAAGAGCACGTCGATAAGCCTGCTGATCTCATCCAG GCCCGAGGCATGAAGAAGCAGCTTATTGATGACTTCCTGTCTCAGAACAAGTTCCTCATGGCGTCTAGGCTCACCAGCCAGAAGCTTTTTCAGGAGTTGTGTCCTGCGAAAAAGTCTCACAGGCAGCGCAA GTACTGTGTGGTCTTGATTACCGGAGAGGGCGATAAATACACTGTGAGCTATGATGCCTTTCTGGCTTTTGCTCTGGCCAACACGAAGGACACCCTGAGGTTTGTGCACATCTACAGCAACTACCAGCCACAGTTTGGGCACACTTTGCTAACGGACGACGAAAGATTCCACGGGAAGTCAGCT GTGATCATCTTGGAGAGGCGCAACAATGTCGGGCGAGTAGTCTACAAAGCCCTCGACGAGCCCTGGAGTGGCAGTGAAGAGGACAACTTCATTCTTCTGGACCTCCTGGATCAGCTGAGGACAAACCCAGACATTCTCTCTTCTGATACCATCCTACCAGACTTGAATGATGAACTTGCTCCT GTTTTCTTCCTCCGATGGATCTACTCCGCCATCGATTATATATCAGACAGCTGGGACAGCCTCTTTCACAGCAACTG GAGAGAAATGATGCCCCTCTTATCGCTGATCTTCTCAGCCCTCTTCATCCTTTTTGGGACCGTTATTGTTCAGGCTTTCAG TGACTCGAGTGACGAGAGAGATTCACCTCCTGCCAAGAAGGATGAAAACCCTCCAAAGGGCGAGAAGAACGACACAAGTTTCACCAAAGACAACAG GATCCCCAAGAAGGGCTTCGTCGAAGTGACCGAGCTGACAGACATCACCTACACAAGCAACCTGGTGCGCCTGAGGCCTGGGCACATGAACGTGGTCCTGATCCTTTCCAACCCCACCAAGACGCCTCTTCTGCAGAAGTTTGCCCTGGAGGTCTACACTTTCACTGG GAGCAACTGCCTCCACTTCTCCTTCCTGAACCTGGACAAGCATCGGGAGTGGCTGGAGTACGTCCTGGAGTTTGCGCAAGATGCCGCCCCCATCCCCAACCAGTACGACAAGCACTTCCTGGAGCGCGACTACACGGGCTACGTCCTGGCCCTGAACGGGCACAAGAAATACTTCTGCCTCTTCAAGCCTCGCAAGTCGGAGGAGGACGGGGATGCCCCAGGGATGCCCTACGAGGAATCTGACCTGGGGGAGGCCCGTGGGAAGCAGTCTTCCTCTTGCAGCCCAGGGGCGAGGTCGGTGAAAAACAAACTCAACAAGCTCTCCCTGTGGATGGAGCGTCTCTTGGAAGGGTCCCTGCAAAGGTTTTATATTCCCTTGTGGCCCGCGCTAGACTGA
- the AGMAT gene encoding agmatinase, mitochondrial produces the protein MLRGQYLSWKPLKLPAVSCLGGFSMEIFCSLGRKALLQGRACQNSLAVGKQVSCRTFLTGTCRSRQLSSNSRANPGRPGSLPRTPHGSFFGNFYTESFLPCRLLSDARSNVPPSAEFVARPVGVCSMFKLPIRNSAEGLDVAFVGVPLDTGTSNRPGARFGPRHIRAESSMVRLFNPSTGADPYHSLVAADIGDVNVNLYNLKDSCRRIREAFQKIVARGCVPLTLGGDHTITYPILQAVAEKHGPVGLVHVDAHTDTGDQALGEKIYHGTPFRRCVDEGLLDCKRVVQIGIRGSSYSQDPYKYCRDQGFRVVLAEDCWMKSLVPLMAEVRKQMGDKPVYISFDIDGIDPAYAPGTGTPEIAGLTPSQALEIIRGCQGLNIIGGDLVEVAPMYDASGNTALLGANLLFEMLCALPRVKRT, from the exons ATGTTACGGGGGCAGTATCTCTCCTGGAAACCTTTAAAGCTACCAGCTGTATCCTGTCTTGGGGGGTTCAGCATGGAGATCTTCTGTTCTTTGGGGCGCAAAGCCCTGTTGCAGGGGAGGGCGTGTCAAAACAGCCTCGCCGTTGGCAAGCAGGTGTCCTGCAGAACATTCCTGACAGGCACATGTCGCTCTCGGCagctcagcagcaacagcagggctAACCCTGGCCGGCCTGGCTCCCTGCCCAGAACTCCCCATGGTTccttctttggaaatttctaCACCGAGAGTTTTCTCCCTTGTCGCCTTCTCTCCGATGCCCGCTCCAATGTGCCACCCAGTGCGGAGTTCGTGGCCAGACCTGTGGGGGTCTGCTCCATGTTCAAGCTGCCCATCCGGAATTCAGCAGAGGGTCTGGATGTGGCTTTTGTGGGGGTCCCTCTTGACACGGGGACTTCCAACCGTCCTGGGGCCAG GTTTGGTCCTCGCCACATCCGGGCCGAGTCGTCAATGGTGAGATTGTTCAATCCAAGCACTGGGGCGGATCCATACCATTCTCTTGTGGCAGCTGACATCGGCGATGTGAATGTCAACCTGTATAACCTGAAGGATAGCTGCCGACGAATCCGAGAGGCCTTTCAAAAGATAGTGGCACGGGGCTGCGTGCCCCTCACGCTGG GTGGAGACCACACGATCACGTATCCCATCTTGCAAGCCGTGGCAGAAAA GCATGGCCCTGTGGGGCTGGTACATGTAGATGCCCACACGGACACCGGAGACCAAGCGTTGGGGGAGAAGATCTACCATGGGACACCATTCCGGCGCTGTGTGGACGAGGGGCTCCTGGACTGCAAACGGGTCGTTCAGATTGGAATCAGAGGCTCCTCCTACAGTCAGGACCCTTACAAGTATTGCCGAGACCAG GGTTTCCGGGTGGTGCTAGCAGAAGACTGTTGGATGAAGTCGCTAGTCCCTTTGATGGCAGAGGTGAGGAAGCAGATGGGAGACAAGCCCGTTTATATCAGCTTTGATATCGATGGAATAGACCCTGCCTACGCCCCTGGCACTGGGACACCCGAGATTGCCGGCCTGACTCCTTCGCAG GCTCTGGAGATTATTCGCGGCTGCCAAGGTCTCAATATCATTGGGGGTGACCTTGTTGAAGTGGCGCCGATGTACGATGCTTCTG GTAACACAGCACTCCTGGGAGCAAATCTGCTCTTCGAAATGCTGTGTGCGCTCCCGCGAGTCAAGAGGACATAA